A genomic stretch from Leptotrichia sp. HSP-536 includes:
- a CDS encoding cell division protein FtsL — protein MNGVSKNKKIQMEILDVPKITNSARSYEDAKRKEIVTPKEVRRQLSRTAGLNKKAIKIVMFYVSIITAVALLRAFVLYNVSDLGKIKTKKERELTELKKEVARIDNEFISNNDLKTKEKEAKATGFTVPNDPTYINLNK, from the coding sequence ATGAATGGTGTTTCAAAAAATAAAAAAATTCAAATGGAAATACTTGATGTTCCAAAAATCACAAATTCAGCAAGATCGTATGAAGATGCAAAAAGAAAAGAAATAGTAACTCCTAAAGAAGTTAGAAGACAACTTTCCAGAACTGCTGGGCTTAATAAAAAAGCGATAAAAATTGTTATGTTCTATGTTTCTATAATAACAGCAGTAGCTTTGTTAAGGGCATTTGTTTTATACAATGTTTCTGATTTAGGAAAAATAAAAACTAAAAAGGAAAGGGAATTAACTGAATTAAAAAAAGAAGTTGCAAGAATTGATAATGAATTTATAAGTAATAACGATTTGAAAACTAAGGAAAAAGAAGCGAAAGCAACAGGATTTACTGTTCCAAATGATCCAACGTACATAAATTTAAATAAATAA
- the rsmH gene encoding 16S rRNA (cytosine(1402)-N(4))-methyltransferase RsmH: MEYHKPVLFDEVINNIITDEDAVYVDCTLGGGGHTEGILENSSESSKVVAIDQDVEAINFARKRLEKYGNKLQIFQDNFRNIDTIVYLAGFEKVDRILMDIGVSSNQLDNAKRGFSYRFEARLDMRMDNNLKISAYEIVNNFSEKEIADIIYKYGEEPKSRKIAKKIVEYRKTKKIETTTELADIVIKSIGKSMKRHPAKRTFQAIRIFVNKELEILSETLDKAVKLLNKKGKLLVITFHSLEDRVVKEKFREYENPCTCPSDIPICVCNKQSLGKIITKKPIVAKELELEENNRAHSAKLRIFERSE, translated from the coding sequence ATGGAGTATCATAAGCCAGTGCTGTTTGATGAAGTGATAAACAATATAATAACAGATGAAGATGCAGTTTATGTCGATTGTACACTTGGCGGCGGCGGGCATACTGAAGGTATTCTGGAAAATTCTTCCGAGAGTTCCAAAGTTGTTGCGATTGATCAAGATGTGGAAGCTATTAATTTTGCTAGAAAAAGATTGGAAAAGTATGGAAATAAACTTCAGATATTTCAGGATAATTTTAGAAATATTGATACGATAGTTTATCTTGCTGGATTTGAAAAAGTTGACAGAATACTTATGGATATTGGAGTTTCGTCAAATCAGCTGGATAATGCTAAAAGAGGATTTTCATATAGGTTCGAAGCAAGGCTTGATATGAGAATGGATAATAATTTGAAAATAAGTGCATATGAAATTGTTAATAATTTTTCAGAAAAAGAAATAGCTGATATCATTTATAAATATGGTGAAGAGCCAAAATCTAGAAAAATTGCAAAAAAAATTGTAGAATATAGGAAAACAAAGAAGATTGAAACTACAACGGAACTTGCAGATATTGTAATAAAATCAATAGGAAAAAGTATGAAGCGACATCCTGCCAAAAGAACTTTTCAGGCTATTAGGATTTTTGTAAATAAGGAGCTTGAAATATTGAGCGAAACGTTGGATAAGGCAGTGAAATTACTTAATAAGAAAGGGAAACTTTTAGTAATTACTTTTCATTCGTTGGAAGATAGGGTTGTAAAAGAAAAATTTCGTGAATATGAAAATCCTTGTACTTGTCCATCAGATATTCCGATTTGTGTATGCAATAAACAGAGTTTGGGAAAGATAATTACGAAAAAGCCGATTGTTGCTAAGGAATTAGAGCTAGAAGAAAACAATCGGGCACATTCAGCAAAACTGAGAATTTTTGAAAGGAGTGAATAG